GCAGGTCACGGCGGCTGACCTTCATCGCCTCGGGTGAGCGGCCCAGCAGCTCCAGCTCGGCGTCCGAGAGGCCGATGCGGATCTTGCCGTCCAGGATGGCGATGGTGGCCGGCACGGCGCCCTCGGCGCGGATGAGGGCCTCCACCTCGCGCGCGGTCTGCACGTTCTGCGGGTAAGGCATGCCGTGCGAAATGATGGTGGACTCCAGGGCCACCACGGGCTGGCCGGCGGCGCGCGCGGCGGCCACTTCGGCGGAGAAGACCAGGAAATCGGCGGAGGGGGTGGTGCGGGCGGTACGGGGGGAGGGGTTCATGCGTGTGGCTTCGTGAAGTCTTCTGGCTCTTGCAGCAGCGCGGGGCTGAGCTCGGGGTGAACGGTGTGGGGGCTTTGCACGGTCAAGGCCGCCAGGCGCAGGCCCAGGCGGCAGGCGCTGGCCAGGCTGGCTTCGGCCTGCAGCAGGCCGGCGCAGACGCCGGCGGCCAGGGCATCACCGGCGCCGGTGACATCGCAGACCGGCACGGCCGGGGCGCGCAGATGCTGCGGGGCCTGGCCGGCCTCGCTGCAGATCAAGCCGGCCTCGCCCAGGCTCAGCACCAGCTGGGGCAGGCCACGGGCATGGAGCTCGGCCAGGGCCGGGGCCAGGGCGGGCAGGGGCTGCTGCGGGTCGTGGGCGGGCAGGGCGTGGCCGAGCAGGGCCGCCAGCTCGCCGCGGTTCAGCAGCAAGGTCGTCAAGCCCTGCAGCTGGGCCGGCAGGTGGCGCATCTTGGCCTCGGAGACCGCCACGGCCAGCAGGCGCCGGCCCGGGTTTTCCTGCGCTTCGCGCAGCAGCAAGGCGATGCTCTCGGCCGGCAGATTGAGGTCCAGCACGATCATCCGCGCCTGCTGGCGCTGGGCGCAGCTGCGGCGCAGAAACTCCGGGTCCAGGCGCTCGGCCAGGGGCATGGCCGCGAGGGCCAGCTGCATTTCGCCGGCCGCATCGAGCACGGCGGTGTAGCTGCCCGTCGGTGCGTCCGCCGCGCGCAGCGTGCCCTGGGTGGACATGCCCACCGCCGTCGCTTGCGCCAGCAAGGCCTGGCCAGCGGCGTCCTCGCCCACGGCGGTGATCAGCTGGGTGGGCAGGCCCAGGCGGGCCAGGTTCTCGGCCACATTGCGCGCCACGCCGCCCAGGCTTTCGCTCATCACGGCCGGGTTGGAGCTGCCCATCTGCAGCGCGCCCAGGGTGCGCAGCTTGCGGTCGATGTTGGCGCCACCGATGCACAGGACCGGCGCCTGCTGCGGCAGCACATAGGCCCGGCCGAGGATGCGGCCCTCGCGCGTCAGCGCCGCGATATGCCCGGCCACGGCCGAGCGTGACAGGCCCAGGCGCTCGCCCAGCGCCTGCTGGCCGATGAAGGGGTCTTGCTGCAGCAATGCCAGCAGCAGCTCTTTTTTGCTGTCCATGCCTGCATTCTAGACAAATGTCGAGAATGCAAACTATTGTCTGGACGGCAACAGGGTGGGCCTCAGGCCCATCGAACTGCGCGGCACGCAAGCCGGTTGGGGCCGGGTGGGCAGATGCTCAGTTGGAACACACCCGTTCGCCGTTGCTGCGGGTGATGCAGATTTCACCCGGGCGCTTTTTCTCCTGGCCGCGGTCGCGGTCTTCGTTCTGCTGGCGCACCTGCTGGGCCTGTCGCTCGGTGGACCGCACACGCTCCAGGCAGGCGCCGCGCTCGCTGCTGGGCAGCAGGCTCTGGCAGCGCTCCCGCTCCTGTTCCAGCCGGGTGTCGTAGGCCAGCTCGCCGATGGCCACACAGGCGCTGAGAGGCAAGAGGCACAGGGCCAGGATCAGGCGCGGCAGCGCGGACGGGGTCGTGAGGCGGGGCGCAGGTGTGGGGGCGGGTGTGAACATGGCAGGCGTGTCAGTGCGGGGCAGCGTCGGGTCAGCAAACAGGACGTCGGCCAGTCTGCCAGCGATGCGGCATCGGACCCTGGGTTACGTAAGGAGTGCCGCGGGATGCACCTGCGGGTCCGTCATGCCAGCGAATGTGCTCCCGCCATCGCGCAGCGAGGGGCGGGTGTGCCGCCGGGCGATATGCTTGGCGCCCACCTCAATGCCCGCCAGAACCTCGGTTCGCCCAACACCTGCCCGACACCATGAGCCTGATGCCCGATGCCTTCATCCTCGACCTGGACGGCACCCTGGTTGACACCCTCGGTGATTTCGTCGCGGTTCTGAACCGGGTTCTGAACGAACTGGGGCTGCCCGAGGTGCGGCGCGCCTTTGTCGAGCGCACGGTCGGGCAGGGCAGCGAGCATTTGATCCGCAGCACCCTGGACCATGTCGGCGCCGACCCGGCCCAGCTCTACGAACCGGCCTGGGCGCTGTACCAGGCGCATTACCGCGAGCTCAACGGGCAGTTTTCCAAGGTCTACCCCGGCGTGCGTGAGGGTCTGGTGCAGTTGCGTGCGACCGGGCGGCCCATGGCCTGTTTGACCAACAAGCCGGCGGCTTTTGCGCGCGAGTTGCTGGCGCGCAAGCAGCTGTCAGGCTTCTTCGATTTCGTGTTCGGAGGCGATGACTTCGAGCGCAAAAAGCCCGACCCCTTGCCCTTGCTCAAAACCTGCGAAGCGCTGGGCACGGCGCCGGCCCGAACCTGGATGATCGGCGACAGCAGCAACGATGCGCGCGCCGCGGCGGCGGCCGGCTGCCCGGTGCTGCTGCTCAGCTATGGCTACAACCATGGCGAGCCGATCACGGCACTGCCCGCGCTGCAGCACCTGGACCGGCTCGATCAGATCAGCCTCGCTCCCGCAGCGAGCGCTTGACGCCCAGCAGGGCGTCTTTCAGCTGATCGTCGGCGGGCGATTTGCCCAGCCAGATGCGCAGCAGGGCGCTGAAGAACTCGGGCTCCTTGATCGGTGCGCCGATGGGTTTGCCGTTCAGGAAGACGGTGGAGCCGGTGCCGGGCACGTAGTCGATCCAGAAGTATTCGCCCGAGGTCAGGCTCTTGCGGGTGGAGAAGATCTCGGCCACGCGCAGCACGCCGTTGATGGCCTTGCCGAATTCCTCGCGCGAGGCGTTCTGCTCCATGCCCTTGGTGAAGAGCTTGCCGAGCTCGTTGCCATCCACCTCGCGCAGCATGACCAGGTGGATGCGCTTGGCGCCGGGGGCGGCCAAGGCGGCCTCGGCATTGCTGGTCTTCTCGGCCAGATACAGACCGGCGGTGTAGACCTTGAACACGGCCTTGTAGCGGATGCCCGCGCCGTTCAGCTGCAGCTTCTGCCCGCCGATGTCGGCCTGTCCCTCGTACTTCACTCCGGCCAGCTCCACGGTCTGCGCCTGGGCGCTGCCGCCCATGGCGAACAAGAACAGGCCGGCCAGGGCGCTCAAGCCCAGGGCTCGCCGGGAGCGAAGTGAAAATCCTGCTGCGTCACGCATGCGTGTTGTCTCCGTCGTCTTTGTTGTGGTGTCATGCTTCTGCGCGGCGCATCCGCCAGGTAAGCAAAAGTAAGCGGCAGTATGGCTGCAAGCTCAAGACTCTGCCAACGCCTGTTTGAATGGGGCTGCTACACTCGCCCGCACTATGTTCATCACGCGCAAGCACATCAAGGGGTCGCACGACCGGGGAGCCTGGCCCTGGCGTCGCCCGCTCGCCTTCCTTCGCTGAAGAAGACGCCGCTTGGCCTGCTGCTTGCCGCAGGCGTGATGTCCGAGCCGCCCCGCGCGCAGCTCGTCACACCATGCCTGACCATGGCCTCCTGAATCGACGCTGCTCTACGTGCGCCCAAACCTGGGTGTCGCCTGTCGTTGATCCGGTCCCAGCGCCCGTCGTCTCTTCTTTGTTGATGCGCCGCGCCACCGCCACCCCCTGATTCCCGGTGCGCGTCGCCTGCCTGCAAGGGTTTGACGTGATGATCACTGAACTTGAATTTCAAAGCCTGGCCAGCCTGGGCTACAACCGCATCCCGCTGATCAGCGAGGCTTTCGCGGACCTGGAGACCCCGCTGTCTCTGTACCTGAAACTCTGCTCCGGCGCCGGCGCTTACGGTGGCAATTCGGGCAAGCACAGCTTTCTGCTCGAATCCGTGGTCGGTGGCGAGCGCTTCGGGCGTTACTCCTTCATCGGCCTGCCGGCCCGCACCGTGCTCAAGAGCCATGGGCGCAAGACCGAGGTGATCCGCGACGGCGCCGTGGTCGAGACGCATGAAGGCGATCCGCTGGCCTTCATCGAGGCCTATCAACAGCGCTTCAAAGTGGCCCTGCGCCCCGGCATGCCGCGCTTCTGCGGCGGCCTGGCGGGCTACTTCGGCTACGACGCGGTCCGCTACATCGAGCCCAAGCTGGCCAAGACCGAAAAGGCCGGTGGCCTGGACACGCCCGATGTGATGCTCCTGCAATGCGAGGAACTGGCCGTCATCGACAACCTCTCGGGTCGGCTCTACCTGATCGTCTATGCCGACCCGGCCCAGCCCGAAGCCTTCCACAAGGCCAAGAAGCGCCTGACCGAGCTGCGCGACAAGCTCAGCTACAGCGTCAGCGCGCCGCAGGTCAAGCGCGGCCAGGCGCACCCGGTGCAGCGCGAATTTGCACGCGCTGATTTCGAAGCGGCCGTGCTCAAGGCCAAGGACTACATCGCCGCCGGCGACTGCATGCAGATCGTCTTCGGCCAGCGCCTGTCCAAGCGCTACACCGAGTCACCGCTGAGCCTGTACCGCGCCCTGCGCTCGCTCAACCCCAGCCCTTACATGTATTTCTACGATATGGGCGACTTCCAGATCGTC
This region of Paucibacter aquatile genomic DNA includes:
- a CDS encoding PfkB family carbohydrate kinase; protein product: MDSKKELLLALLQQDPFIGQQALGERLGLSRSAVAGHIAALTREGRILGRAYVLPQQAPVLCIGGANIDRKLRTLGALQMGSSNPAVMSESLGGVARNVAENLARLGLPTQLITAVGEDAAGQALLAQATAVGMSTQGTLRAADAPTGSYTAVLDAAGEMQLALAAMPLAERLDPEFLRRSCAQRQQARMIVLDLNLPAESIALLLREAQENPGRRLLAVAVSEAKMRHLPAQLQGLTTLLLNRGELAALLGHALPAHDPQQPLPALAPALAELHARGLPQLVLSLGEAGLICSEAGQAPQHLRAPAVPVCDVTGAGDALAAGVCAGLLQAEASLASACRLGLRLAALTVQSPHTVHPELSPALLQEPEDFTKPHA
- the gph gene encoding phosphoglycolate phosphatase (PGP is an essential enzyme in the glycolate salvage pathway in higher organisms (photorespiration in plants). Phosphoglycolate results from the oxidase activity of RubisCO in the Calvin cycle when concentrations of carbon dioxide are low relative to oxygen. This enzyme is a member of the Haloacid Dehalogenase (HAD) superfamily of aspartate-nucleophile hydrolase enzymes (PF00702).) is translated as MSLMPDAFILDLDGTLVDTLGDFVAVLNRVLNELGLPEVRRAFVERTVGQGSEHLIRSTLDHVGADPAQLYEPAWALYQAHYRELNGQFSKVYPGVREGLVQLRATGRPMACLTNKPAAFARELLARKQLSGFFDFVFGGDDFERKKPDPLPLLKTCEALGTAPARTWMIGDSSNDARAAAAAGCPVLLLSYGYNHGEPITALPALQHLDRLDQISLAPAASA
- the trpE gene encoding anthranilate synthase component I; its protein translation is MITELEFQSLASLGYNRIPLISEAFADLETPLSLYLKLCSGAGAYGGNSGKHSFLLESVVGGERFGRYSFIGLPARTVLKSHGRKTEVIRDGAVVETHEGDPLAFIEAYQQRFKVALRPGMPRFCGGLAGYFGYDAVRYIEPKLAKTEKAGGLDTPDVMLLQCEELAVIDNLSGRLYLIVYADPAQPEAFHKAKKRLTELRDKLSYSVSAPQVKRGQAHPVQREFARADFEAAVLKAKDYIAAGDCMQIVFGQRLSKRYTESPLSLYRALRSLNPSPYMYFYDMGDFQIVGASPEILVRHERVAEGQQVTIRPLAGTRPRGGTPEQDLALEAELKADPKERAEHLMLIDLARNDLGRIAEIGSVKVTDAYAVERYSHVMHIVSNVEGRLREGLSNMDVFRAAFPAGTLSGAPKIRAMQIIEELEPVKRGIYGGACGYLSFAGDMDLAIAIRTGIVQDQTLYVSAAAGIVADSVPELEWKETEAKARALLRAAELVEEGF
- a CDS encoding chalcone isomerase family protein, which encodes MRDAAGFSLRSRRALGLSALAGLFLFAMGGSAQAQTVELAGVKYEGQADIGGQKLQLNGAGIRYKAVFKVYTAGLYLAEKTSNAEAALAAPGAKRIHLVMLREVDGNELGKLFTKGMEQNASREEFGKAINGVLRVAEIFSTRKSLTSGEYFWIDYVPGTGSTVFLNGKPIGAPIKEPEFFSALLRIWLGKSPADDQLKDALLGVKRSLRERG